In Pseudoalteromonas sp. NC201, a single window of DNA contains:
- a CDS encoding 3-keto-disaccharide hydrolase, producing the protein MLNSIKILTLALAVSCAACASTTDNQLSPQEQQAGWQLLFDGKDMSQWRNFKSDGLNSQWQVEDGAMTLTQGGGGDILTKKQYHNFELQLDWKISKKGNSGIFVLADEKGGAIYSHAPEIQILDNKEHPDNKIDSHLAGSIYDLFAAPSTAHKPAEAWNQVRIKLQDSHLQVWQNGVSTTSIVIGSTTWNALVKNSKFATWQGFAEGKKGHIGLQDHGDKVWFKNIKIKEL; encoded by the coding sequence ATGCTCAACTCTATAAAAATACTAACGCTGGCATTGGCTGTTAGTTGTGCGGCTTGCGCTAGTACAACTGACAACCAATTGAGCCCGCAAGAACAACAAGCCGGATGGCAACTGCTTTTCGATGGCAAAGATATGTCGCAATGGCGCAACTTTAAAAGTGACGGCCTAAATAGCCAATGGCAAGTTGAGGACGGCGCGATGACACTTACCCAAGGTGGTGGCGGCGATATTCTGACCAAAAAACAGTATCACAATTTTGAGCTCCAGCTCGATTGGAAGATTTCTAAAAAAGGCAACAGTGGGATCTTTGTATTGGCGGATGAAAAAGGTGGAGCTATATACTCCCACGCCCCAGAAATTCAAATTCTAGATAACAAAGAACACCCAGACAATAAAATAGACTCTCACCTTGCAGGTTCTATTTATGACCTGTTCGCAGCGCCAAGTACGGCACATAAACCTGCCGAAGCTTGGAACCAAGTTCGTATTAAGCTACAAGATAGCCACCTACAAGTTTGGCAAAATGGTGTAAGCACGACGAGTATCGTGATTGGCAGCACCACTTGGAATGCCTTGGTTAAGAATAGTAAATTTGCGACATGGCAAGGGTTTGCTGAAGGTAAAAAAGGCCACATCGGCCTGCAAGATCACGGCGACAAAGTCTGGTTCAAAAACATTAAGATCAAGGAGCTATAA
- a CDS encoding sugar phosphate isomerase/epimerase family protein: MKQIKGPAIFLAQFVSDEVPFNNFNSICQWASNLGYKGIQLPSWEQRLFDLQKAAESQDYCDEITGIAAEHGLTISELSTHLQGQLVAVHPAYDQMFDGFAPAKVHGSPQARMEWATEQLMLAASASAKLGLTSHASFSGALLWHTFYPWPQRPNGLVEQGFEELAKRWLPILNRFDEVGVDVCYELHPGEDLHDGVTFERFLAATNNHPRANILYDPSHFVLQQLDYLAFIDIYHERIKAFHVKDAEFIPNGRCGVYGGYQGWQQRPGRFRSLGDGQVDFKKIFSKLTQYGFDGWAVLEWECCIKHPEDGAKEGAEFIKQHLIRPTEKAFDDFAGSSTDTERNNQILGIK, translated from the coding sequence ATGAAGCAAATTAAAGGACCCGCTATTTTTCTCGCGCAGTTTGTCTCGGACGAGGTGCCATTTAACAATTTTAATAGTATTTGCCAGTGGGCAAGTAACCTAGGTTATAAAGGTATTCAGCTACCAAGTTGGGAACAGCGACTGTTCGATCTGCAAAAAGCCGCTGAAAGCCAAGATTATTGCGACGAGATCACTGGTATTGCTGCAGAGCATGGCCTTACTATTTCAGAGCTATCAACCCATTTGCAGGGTCAATTAGTGGCGGTGCACCCAGCTTATGACCAAATGTTTGACGGCTTTGCACCAGCAAAAGTGCATGGCTCGCCTCAGGCTCGTATGGAGTGGGCAACCGAGCAGCTAATGTTAGCGGCCAGTGCCAGTGCTAAGCTTGGGCTAACTAGTCACGCAAGCTTTTCTGGCGCCTTGCTCTGGCATACCTTTTACCCCTGGCCACAACGTCCAAATGGCTTGGTGGAACAAGGGTTTGAGGAGCTCGCAAAACGCTGGTTGCCTATTTTGAACCGCTTTGACGAGGTTGGTGTGGATGTCTGCTACGAGCTTCATCCAGGTGAAGATCTACACGATGGCGTGACTTTTGAGCGCTTTTTAGCGGCGACGAATAATCACCCGCGAGCCAATATTCTTTACGATCCAAGTCACTTTGTTTTACAGCAATTGGACTACTTAGCGTTTATCGACATCTATCATGAACGTATCAAAGCGTTCCATGTAAAAGATGCCGAATTTATCCCCAATGGCCGCTGCGGTGTTTACGGCGGATACCAAGGATGGCAACAACGGCCAGGACGGTTTCGTTCATTAGGTGACGGACAGGTCGACTTTAAGAAAATATTTAGTAAGTTAACACAGTACGGTTTTGATGGTTGGGCTGTATTGGAATGGGAGTGCTGTATTAAGCACCCTGAAGATGGGGCCAAAGAAGGTGCCGAATTTATCAAACAGCACTTGATAAGACCAACCGAAAAAGCCTTCGATGATTTTGCAGGAAGTAGCACCGATACCGAACGCAATAATCAAATCCTCGGCATAAAATAA
- a CDS encoding MFS transporter — MNNNNHNRTVFQLCCLALVVTSMTFAIRAGILGQLGEQFGLSDTELGWVNAMAFLGFPVATMLGGAIYNAIGAKKLVALAFICHFAGLVLTITADGFWLLLISTFLIGFANGSVEAGCNPLIAEMYPKNTTTMLNRFHVWFPGGIVIGALASNAMTASGFNWQWQVALILIPTLIYGAMMVKSRFPEFDRTDHSTTSNLKHLFSPLYLFLICCMTLTATTELGTQQWIERILGASGASPMMILALITGLMALGRFFAGPIVHRFNPTGVLLGSAVLATAGIFMMSQAQGSAIYLAAILFALGVTYFWPTMLGCVAEYTPKTGALGMSLMGGAGMFAVSMWNPVIGSWIDSARLEAQAANLTAQQSELVAGQAVLENILLFPAILIAAFIGLYLYINKNKRVEKYA, encoded by the coding sequence ATGAATAATAATAATCATAATCGGACCGTGTTTCAGCTCTGTTGCCTTGCACTGGTCGTCACATCAATGACGTTCGCTATTCGCGCAGGCATTTTGGGGCAATTAGGTGAGCAGTTTGGACTCTCAGATACAGAACTTGGTTGGGTTAACGCCATGGCATTTCTGGGCTTTCCCGTTGCAACCATGTTAGGTGGCGCAATCTACAACGCCATTGGCGCCAAAAAGCTAGTTGCCCTCGCCTTTATTTGCCACTTTGCAGGGTTGGTTTTAACCATTACCGCTGATGGTTTTTGGTTACTGCTGATCTCGACGTTTTTAATCGGTTTTGCGAATGGTTCAGTGGAAGCTGGCTGTAATCCACTGATTGCCGAAATGTATCCGAAAAACACCACGACCATGCTCAACCGATTCCATGTCTGGTTTCCAGGCGGCATTGTGATTGGTGCTCTAGCATCGAATGCCATGACTGCATCGGGCTTTAATTGGCAATGGCAAGTTGCTTTGATATTAATTCCAACGCTGATTTACGGAGCAATGATGGTCAAGTCACGGTTTCCTGAATTTGACCGCACAGATCATTCTACCACCAGCAATCTCAAGCACCTGTTTTCTCCGCTCTACCTATTTTTAATTTGCTGTATGACATTAACAGCAACAACTGAACTTGGTACACAACAGTGGATTGAACGCATACTGGGAGCGTCAGGCGCCTCTCCTATGATGATCCTCGCACTGATCACAGGCTTGATGGCATTAGGTCGCTTCTTTGCCGGCCCAATAGTCCACCGTTTTAATCCAACAGGCGTGTTACTCGGCTCTGCGGTATTGGCAACCGCGGGGATTTTCATGATGAGCCAAGCACAAGGGTCAGCAATCTACTTGGCTGCAATATTATTTGCCTTGGGTGTCACTTATTTTTGGCCAACCATGCTGGGCTGTGTTGCAGAATATACCCCAAAAACAGGCGCACTTGGTATGTCTTTAATGGGCGGTGCGGGGATGTTCGCTGTCAGCATGTGGAATCCAGTAATTGGTAGTTGGATTGATTCGGCGCGACTCGAAGCCCAAGCAGCAAACTTAACCGCGCAGCAATCAGAACTAGTTGCAGGTCAAGCGGTGCTTGAAAATATCCTGTTATTCCCAGCTATTCTCATAGCCGCTTTTATCGGCCTTTACCTTTATATCAATAAAAATAAACGCGTTGAGAAATACGCGTAA
- a CDS encoding Gfo/Idh/MocA family protein, which produces MDNNKIRMAMIGGGEGAFIGAVHRIAARLDGQIELVAGAFSADPNKSLAMGQQLGLNPTRCYASYQALLQQEAELPESERIHFVAIVTPNHLHFPIATAAIEHGFHVLSDKPATLNLSEAQRLQTQLQKSNCLYGLTHTYTGYPMVKEARHRIANGELGKIRKVVVEYSQGWLASADDENSKQASWRLDASKSGVSCCMGDIGVHAANLAEYVSGLEIEALCADLNTVVSGRQLDDDGTVLLRFGNGAKGVLMASQIALGEENNLTLKIYGDKASIEWSQMEPNSLWLRAANAPAQLIRTGVGSLSQAAISATRVPAGHPEGYLEAFANIYLNFASLIRAHQLQPDVQHEEFDVPSINAAVRGMAFIENAVAASAKDTKWHPFTIG; this is translated from the coding sequence ATGGACAATAACAAAATCCGCATGGCCATGATCGGTGGTGGAGAAGGCGCTTTCATAGGTGCAGTGCACCGCATAGCCGCGCGTTTAGATGGTCAAATTGAACTTGTTGCAGGCGCATTTAGCGCCGATCCAAACAAAAGCCTAGCAATGGGCCAGCAACTCGGGCTTAACCCAACACGTTGCTATGCCAGCTACCAAGCACTCTTACAACAAGAGGCGGAACTACCAGAGTCGGAGCGCATCCACTTTGTTGCCATCGTGACCCCAAACCATTTGCATTTTCCGATTGCCACAGCCGCGATCGAACACGGCTTTCACGTCTTGAGTGACAAGCCAGCAACGCTCAATTTATCTGAGGCCCAGCGTCTACAAACACAGCTTCAGAAGAGCAATTGCTTGTACGGATTAACACACACCTATACCGGCTACCCAATGGTGAAAGAAGCACGCCACCGCATCGCAAATGGCGAACTTGGCAAAATACGCAAAGTCGTCGTTGAATATAGTCAAGGATGGCTTGCAAGTGCTGATGACGAAAACAGCAAGCAAGCCAGCTGGCGACTAGATGCAAGTAAGTCTGGCGTGAGTTGTTGTATGGGCGATATCGGTGTACACGCAGCGAACCTCGCCGAATATGTGAGTGGCTTGGAGATAGAGGCGCTTTGTGCGGATTTAAACACGGTTGTGTCCGGCCGACAGCTCGACGATGACGGCACAGTGTTACTGCGCTTTGGCAACGGTGCAAAGGGCGTGTTGATGGCAAGCCAAATAGCACTTGGCGAAGAAAATAATCTCACCTTAAAAATCTATGGTGACAAAGCCAGTATCGAATGGTCGCAAATGGAGCCTAATAGTTTGTGGTTACGTGCGGCAAACGCCCCAGCTCAGTTGATCCGCACAGGAGTGGGTTCACTTAGCCAAGCAGCCATTAGCGCAACTCGTGTGCCAGCCGGTCACCCTGAGGGATATCTGGAAGCATTTGCAAATATCTACCTTAACTTCGCCAGCCTTATTCGTGCACACCAGCTGCAACCCGATGTGCAGCACGAAGAATTTGACGTGCCAAGTATTAACGCTGCAGTCCGTGGCATGGCATTTATTGAAAACGCGGTCGCAGCTAGTGCAAAAGACACTAAGTGGCACCCCTTTACCATTGGATAA